DNA sequence from the Chitinophaga flava genome:
AATATTTCATCGCATGGGCTGCTGGGACTATCCGCTGCAGGAAGCCCCCTACGCTGCTTACACAGCTGCCGAACTAAACAGCAAAGGATACCACCGGTAATCAATTACGAATCAGAATTGAAACACAATTCGTAGTTGGTAAATCGTAATTGCCTATATTTGTCCCGTTAGTTATAGATATAATTTATTTTAAATACAACCGGAATGATGAAACAGCCAACTTTCTGGGCAGGGAACCTGAGAACATTACGTATTAGGAAGAAGATATCCCAGCAACACCTGGCAGATTTGCTGGGTATTAACAGGAATAAGATCACAGCGCAGGAAAGCGGTAAAACGCGCAATCCCCGGCTGGAAGACCTGGTGCTGATCTCCGGCTTCTTCCGGATTGATCTGGATACTTTTATAAAAACAGACCTGCAACAGGCCACAGAAGAACAGCTGGCAGCACTGGAAGCCGGCAATACAATAGATTTAACAGGAAAGCATATACGTATTTTACCCATCACGGTAGATAACGGCAACGAAGAAAATATGGAATACGTGCCGGCAAAGGCTAAAGCTGGCTATCGCAGCGGTTTTGCCGATCCGGAGTTTATTGCCGGCCTGCCCAAGTTCACCTTACCGGAACTACCCAGGGGCAAAACCATCCGCATGTTCCCGATCTCCGGCGATTCCATGCATCCCATCCCCGATGGCAGCCATATCATTGCGCAATACCTGGAAGACTGGTCTTACCTGAAAGACGATACTGCCTGTGTGCTGGTACTCAAAGGCGGAGAAGAAGATATTATCTTCAAGCTGGTGAGCAACCGTATCAAACAACAGGGCACACTGCTGTTGCGTTCTCTGAACAGCAACTATGATACATTTGAAATACCGATCAATGAAGTGCTGGAGATATGGACCTTTATCGGATATCTCAGCAAACAATTACCGGAAGCAGTGGCGATATAATTAAATAACAGCATAGCTAAAAAAGATAAAGGGGTGCCCTGAAGAATCAGAGCTACCCCTTTTTAGCAACCGCAACAATTGCTTAGTTATAGTTTACAGTAACCGGGAACGGTAACAGAGAGTTGTACACGCCTGGTGTCTGGTTAGCACCTACATTCAGTCTGGCACCAACATTCAACGCCTGGTTACCACCAGTCAGCAGACCGCCTGTAACTACAGTAGGGTTGCTGGTGAAGTTGGAGGCCAGCATAAAGGAGCCGATATGTGTAGAGTTGTTCAACACTACAGGGATCAGCGGCAGGGTGATGGCATAAGAAAAGCCATCTTCCCCTTGTACAGCAAAGAGTGCGGGACTAACGGTACCTGTAGTAGATAACAGGGATACGCCACCGGTAACACTGCGCATGCCGGCAGGGCTAACGGTCAGGGTACCTGGAACTGCAGAAGGAGCCAGGATACCGAAGTTAAGGTCCATGGTTTTCGTAATAGTAATTGGGGTGATTACAGTTGCATGAGCGTCTGCTGTTGCGGTAGCTGTGGTTTGTGCTCCTGCTTTACCTGCGAAAATAGCTGATACGATAACCACTAATGATAACACCTTTTTCATAGAAATTTGGGTTTAAAAAATGAAGAAATGAATGAATAAAAAAATTTTTGGGGTAAACAAACGATTTGGATGTATCTGTTTTTTTAAAGTGTGCTAAGTATAAATACGAGCCCATCTACCACATCTCCATCAGTATTTCGTTTAATCGTTACCGGTACACCACCCGGTTTGGCCTTCATTTTCAGACGCTGCATCTGTACTGTGTCCGGGCTTACGGTATATTTACCGGGTGGCAGGCCGAGGTAACTGAAATACCCGTCTCCTTCTGTCAATACGGAGGCTACCTGCCGCGACGATTCGTCATAAATATTCATTTTGATCCTGGCCAGCCCTTTATGTGATTCATTTCTGACCATTCCTGACACCTCACCGGAAATAGAAACCGGGACTTCTATTGGCCTGAACTGATTAGGCAAGGCCAGTGCACTTAGGGTAGTGTATTTCAGCTGCCAGGCCACAGAACTAAAACCATCAGGGTTTAAAGTGATCAGATATTTTCTGTAAGGCTCCAGATTGTACACCCGGTAAGTGGTATCTTCCTTATCATATTGCACCACACCTCCATTTACCAATAGTGTCAGACCTTCCACTTTGGGTTCTCCCGGATCTTTCTTTCCGTTACCATTGAAATCGAGGAAAGCAAGTATGCTCATTTGAGCTCGTCCTACGCTACCTACGTTACCGGCCATCAGTTTATGGGCAGTTTTGTCGTACAACAGGCTACCGCTGGCGGATTCAGTGACGGAAGAATTCATACGGGAGATATTTGTACTGAGGCCGGTCTTTGCGAAGGCTAAATCGTAACGTAGGGTGATGCCCGTGGAGAATTGTCTATAAGTAAAGTCTCTTTCTATTGATAATCTTACAAAACCTCGTCCCATTATCGATCTCTCCACTTCCACTCTCGCGTTGGTGAACTGCCCCCTGTCATAGGAGTATTGCAGCCGGGGTGTTAAAAACATTTTGGTAGTCAGCGGGTATACCTGCGACAGTGAGGAATAAGCCACCGGCTTAATATCTTTCCTGAAGGTACCGAAGGTAGTCAGGTTAGTATTGACATGTCCTATTGTACAGGAGTTGACCCATTCCACAGTGGTATATTTCATCAGTGGCGCAGCAGGCGGATAAAGCAGTTTCTCTACGATCGGTTGCTGCGATAAGGGTGGCATGGTGATCATGTCTACCGTCATCCGGGAGAGCAGTGAAAAATTTGGTCTCCGTATCGGCAACGTCAGCGAGGCTTTACGTTCTTCCAGGTAATTGTACTTCACCGCTCTCTGATCTTTCTGATAGAGCAGGTATTGCAGGTCCATTTCCAGATCGAACGGCAACCGCCAGTATAAAGCCGCTTTACTTCTTACCCCGTAGGCATATTCGCCGCTGAGGATCAGGTTATTGGTCACCCTCCAGGCTGCCTGCGTGAAAGGTATCGGTTTTGCACCGGGTATGGACGACAGATATTCCGCACCAGCTCCCACGGTGATATGTGGTGAGACGCCATAGTTGACGATTCCCTGCGCATAACGACTGTTTTCTCCATCGAGCACAACGCCGCCTGTCACCGAATAATTCATTTCACCGGCAGGGAGAAAGTTAAAAGGGATAATGATCTCCCGCTGTTCAGAACGCACTTCTCCCCAGGGGCCGTAAAACCGGAGCTGTACCGATGTATTACCATAAATAATGGGCACATTAAAGGCAAAGAACCCCGATGCATCCGCCTGTTGATAGTCGATCAGCTCATTGTTGATATACAGTTCAACTTTCCAGCCGGGATAAGTAAGGTCGGTTAACCGGTAGGTACCGAAGGCAGTCCTGTTGAGCGTTGGTGTGTTCGAAAACTGTACACCGGCCAGAGGATACAATAGTGACGCGATGGAGCCATTATTGATTCTGCCTACGGTAACCTGCCGTAACAATGGATTATCATTGTTTACATGATGCCACATAAATTGCTGGTTGCGTATATCCAGCTGGTTAATATTGTTATAATTCAACTGGATATTGGTTTCACCACCAACCAATTCACCACCTAAAGACAGGTTAAGGTTGGTATTGTTGCCTCCATATTGCTGGGTGGCCATTACAGACCAGTCAGCTGCACTAAGACTAAACGCCGTGGCTTTTCTGGCAATAATGGTATCGGCCTTATCAATGCCTTTCAGCCGATTGATTTTATCGCGAAGGCGTTGCTGCCGCATTTCTCTCAAAATAGGTAAATCCAGTTTGGTAGTCAGTACTACACAAAGGTCGCTGAAACGGAATGCGCAGTTGAGTCCAAACACGTCCCCCCAGCTGTTGGATTTCAGGTAGAACCCTGAAGCCGTACTGATGAGGTTTGCGTTTGTCATGACTGTTTGTTTTTTGTTATATACAATAGTGTTACTTGCTTTCTCAATGGTATACACATCTTCCGCGCTGTTGATAAACCCTGACAGGGTATCCGACGTTACCGAAAAAGTGTTTTTTATTTTCAGGAAGTCAAACATCTCATTGACGGATAGATACACTTCCTGTTTACGGATAATAGCAGCTAATTCAACAGCACCCAGTTCCTGCATTCTAACGGTCACCATCACTTCATCTCCGTCTGCAGCATCCTGTGCGCTGCATTTTTCCGGACAGCCGGCTATGAGGGTAGCCAGGATAAGGACGCCGGTTAAAAACGTCGTGATCGTATGGTGAAGCTGTTTCACGTTGAAAATGATTGCTGTTTTCCAAATCAATGATGGTTATTCGCCTGCCAGGAAAGTGATGAAGATCTGTCCATCGTACTTTCCTGATGACATATGTCCTGGCCTGTTGACCGTCAGGGTTCCACCAATGGTGATGCTCGTCCTGGGGGCCTTGGTCATAAAGGGCATCGCCGGTTCAGACCCTTTGATCCGCAGCGTCATGGTACTTCCATTGCTGCCTTTCAGTAAACTGTTGGTTTCCAGAATAGCGATTCTGCTACCGATGGGGGCCTCCAGTTCTATGACTGCCGGTGTAGCAACACCACCTTTGTTGATGGGGATCACATCACCGGTAGTAGAGCAGGCGCCGGTTGGGGAGATGGTAATGGTACCACCTGACTGGCCCGTGCTGAAAGTACCGAAGTTGAGCTGCTGAATGATGGTAGGCCTAACCTGCGCTTTGACCGGCAGCCAGGGTAACAGGAAAAGTATCCCCGTTACAGCCCACCATCTGGCTTGCTGTATACTTTTCTTGCCCATGATCAATTAACTGGTTAATGGGTATAACAATAGTGCTGTCGCTCAGCGCAGGCCCAGTTCCTGTTTGGCCAGGGGTGCCGGATTTTTTCCTGCATTGGATTCGAAATTCACTTCCAGCTTTCCCTGATGATAGTTGAGTTTGGAAGTGGCGTCAAGCTCTATGCGTAACTTCCGTTTCAGTAGTGGCGTGTATACGGCCACGCCTTTCACAAAAGCGGCGCGCGTTCGTTGTCCGGTGAGCGACACGTAATCGATGGTGAGATCTCCATAGGTAGACATGTTACCCGAGCGATTGATGCTAAACAGCACCTGTGGTTTTTTGGGGTCGCTCAGGTCGGTGTCCATGTCTGAAATAGAGGTGGTCGTTGAGTCAGTTCCAATCCGGATAATAACGGGGATGGTAACACCGAAGACAGGTACCAGTTTTACTTCCAGATTGTTCGTGTCTTTGGCGACCGGTATTTCGCCTGCAGGTATGGGAGGAGGGACAGCCCTGAAATAAACATGGGATCGATATTCGCCGGGAGGCAGGTTGCCGGTATTGATAACCTGCAGTTTCACGGCTTGTGATTCTTTGGGAGCAATGGTTACAGTTCTCGGGAAAACCCGAAGGTTGTTGCTTGCAAACAATTGGCCCGAATCGGGTTGTTCAATGTTTTCAAAAGAACCATCTTCTTTCATTCTGATTTGTACAAAGGAAACAAGATAGGTAGCGGTGTCTTTGCCGGAATTGGCAAGAGCCAGGTCCTGTGTTCTTTTGCTTCCATCGAAAATTACCCTTTTGGGATAAATCATCAGGTCGCCCTGCGCCTGCACTGAGGCCGCGTTTAGTAACAAAGAAAGCATGATTGCGGTGCAAAAGACTATCTCATATCTTTGCTGCACGCGCAGGGTTAGCTGCTGTTTCATAAGCATGGTTGCATACATCTCTTAACTAATTAAATAAATGAAGGGTTTTCATAGGGATACCAAAGGCCTGTACCCAGGTGTAGCACAGGACCTTTTGGTTGAGCTGAAATTGCCGATCAGTTATAGTTGACGGTCACTGAAAACGGCGTAGCAGTACTGTAAACACCTGGTACTGAGCCGCCGGGCACCAGCAACGTTGCTCCAACCAGCAACGTTTGGCTGCCACCAGTCAACACCCCGGTAGGGGTTGGAAAGCTGGTAAAATTATTTGCAAGCAATGTCTGTGCTCCACCACTGGTTGTATTGGTTAATGATACACTGACAGGAAGTGTGATGGAATACGTAAATCCGTTCTCTCCGGTTACCTGAAAAGTACCAACACTTGGACCACCCGGAAGGGCGGAAACACCTCCTGTGAAAGTACGGGTTCCATTAGGCGCCAATATTACAGCACCAGCTGTCCCGGAAGGTGCTATATTACCGAAGCTCAGATTACCATTCAGATTAATCACGGTTAGTGGGGTAACAACAGACGCAGAAGCATTCGCAGTAGCCGTTCCTGATGTTTGTGCAGATACGTTCTCCACACACAAGACAGCCGCAAGCATGGTCAATGATAGAATCTCCTTCTTCATAGAAGTCTGAATTTAAGATGATGAAACGAACAAACGGAAGAATAAGCAGAATGCTGCCAGGGATAAAATCACATACATCCTTATACACGCAATCAGAAAATTACGCAACATTCACATGACTGATTAAATACGAAACCCTGTTACATCGATGGAAAATTACTGATGTCAGTAACTGCTATGATGGAAGGGACGCTTGGAAACCTATGGAATAGTTAATTTCAGGATATACTGCCAATCTTAGATATAGTAATTCAGGGGAACAATGCTAATCAAAACTTTGGGACAACTAATTTACAGACTGTTTGGATAAGTGAAGCGAAGATAAAAAAGATTCTGATTCCTCCAAATTTTTTTTCAGAAAAAAATAAAAGATTAACAAAAAACACAATCATAATGCCACCAAAACAGCCACCACAGAGAATTTTAGCCACACAAATATAATAAATAAACAATTAGTTATCCTGACAATTATAATTTTTTACTATTCAATCTATATATACAGGCATGTCCATCATTTGCCGTATATCCATTACCGTTAGTGAAGAAAACACTGCCAGCTTCGAAAGTATTTCTTCATCCGTCAACGCTCCACAACGCCTGCACGTCACCTCCAGCAATTGCCGCCACGTCACAAACGGCCGCGGAAAATCATCGTCCTCATACTCAATACCCAACTCCTCCTCTATCTTAAACAACAACTCCAGAAATCCCGGATACCAGTTATGCTCTTCCAACAACAGCCGCATACGCTCCCGCTCTTCCGGCAGATTTATTTTTATACTTCCGCAATGCCGGCACATTAATTCCGGTAACAACATGTCCGACGGATTAAAATAACTTTTACCGCCACACTGCCCGCAGGTATGTATCCATGGTCCCATAATAATCTTCTTTTCCAACACAAAGATATATATGAGCCTTTATCATCCTCCAAAACAATTTTTCTCTCAAAAAAAATTATGTAAGCATTTAATTACATTTTATATATTTGTAAGCAAATGATTACATAATGGAAAAGAGACGGGACATATATCAGGCCATCGCAGACCCTACACGGCGGGAAATCATCACGCTGATAG
Encoded proteins:
- a CDS encoding DUF4402 domain-containing protein, which encodes MKKEILSLTMLAAVLCVENVSAQTSGTATANASASVVTPLTVINLNGNLSFGNIAPSGTAGAVILAPNGTRTFTGGVSALPGGPSVGTFQVTGENGFTYSITLPVSVSLTNTTSGGAQTLLANNFTSFPTPTGVLTGGSQTLLVGATLLVPGGSVPGVYSTATPFSVTVNYN
- a CDS encoding DUF4402 domain-containing protein — translated: MGKKSIQQARWWAVTGILFLLPWLPVKAQVRPTIIQQLNFGTFSTGQSGGTITISPTGACSTTGDVIPINKGGVATPAVIELEAPIGSRIAILETNSLLKGSNGSTMTLRIKGSEPAMPFMTKAPRTSITIGGTLTVNRPGHMSSGKYDGQIFITFLAGE
- a CDS encoding XRE family transcriptional regulator; translated protein: MMKQPTFWAGNLRTLRIRKKISQQHLADLLGINRNKITAQESGKTRNPRLEDLVLISGFFRIDLDTFIKTDLQQATEEQLAALEAGNTIDLTGKHIRILPITVDNGNEENMEYVPAKAKAGYRSGFADPEFIAGLPKFTLPELPRGKTIRMFPISGDSMHPIPDGSHIIAQYLEDWSYLKDDTACVLVLKGGEEDIIFKLVSNRIKQQGTLLLRSLNSNYDTFEIPINEVLEIWTFIGYLSKQLPEAVAI
- a CDS encoding DUF4402 domain-containing protein, with the translated sequence MKKVLSLVVIVSAIFAGKAGAQTTATATADAHATVITPITITKTMDLNFGILAPSAVPGTLTVSPAGMRSVTGGVSLLSTTGTVSPALFAVQGEDGFSYAITLPLIPVVLNNSTHIGSFMLASNFTSNPTVVTGGLLTGGNQALNVGARLNVGANQTPGVYNSLLPFPVTVNYN
- a CDS encoding fimbrial biogenesis chaperone; translation: MKQQLTLRVQQRYEIVFCTAIMLSLLLNAASVQAQGDLMIYPKRVIFDGSKRTQDLALANSGKDTATYLVSFVQIRMKEDGSFENIEQPDSGQLFASNNLRVFPRTVTIAPKESQAVKLQVINTGNLPPGEYRSHVYFRAVPPPIPAGEIPVAKDTNNLEVKLVPVFGVTIPVIIRIGTDSTTTSISDMDTDLSDPKKPQVLFSINRSGNMSTYGDLTIDYVSLTGQRTRAAFVKGVAVYTPLLKRKLRIELDATSKLNYHQGKLEVNFESNAGKNPAPLAKQELGLR